CGCCGCCGAAGAGCGGGTGGTTCTCCGGGAACGCGCCGCGCGGCCACACCGGGCTGCCGTAGACGCGGGCGTTGAGCCGCTCGGCCATCTTGATCAGGTCGCGGCGCGCGCCGCCGATCTCGACACCCGGCCCGGCGACGATCGCCGGGTTGGTGGCGGAGTTGAGCGCGTCGGCGACGTCGGCCAGCACCTGCGGGTCCGGCACGACGGCCGGCTGCACGACGCGGACCTTGTGCGGCGTGGGGTTGGCGGGCCGGATCCAGTCGTCCTCGGGCACGCCGACGTAGACGGGACCCTGGGGCGCCTGCTTGGCGATGTGGTAGGCCTTCTCGATCAGCGCCGGCACGTCCTGCGGCCGGGCCGCCTCCGCCGCCCACTTGATGTAGGGCTGCGGGAGCTGGGTGGCGTTGGGCGCGTTGAGGAACGGCGCGCCCTGCTGGAGCTTGCGCGCCTGGAGACCGCCGATGATCACCATCGGCGTGTGGGCGCTCGCGGCGGTGTAGATCGAGCCCATCGCGTTGCCGGTGCCGGGCCCGCCGTTGATGACGACCAGGGACGGCTCGCCGGTGGCCTGGGCGTAGCCGTCGGCCATGCCGACCACCGCGGACTCCTGGAGCCCCATGATGAAGCGGAAGTCGTCCGGCCAGGTCTCGAACAGCTTCATCTCGGTGTGGCTGGGATTGCTGAACACGGTCGTCATACCGAGTTGCCGGAATACTTCCAGCGTGTCCTCCCGGACGGTCCGGGAATTGGTGCCATCCGCGGTCACGGTCAACACACTCCTGTGGTGGTCTCGACTTGTCTGGGTGGGCTGTGACCGCAACTCTCGTCACGCCCTCGGGTGGCCACAAGGAAAGTCGTTGCGGGGGAAGGCACTTCGTGAGCTGTGCGGATGACCTCACGCAGTCCCCGCGCCGGCCGCGCGCGTCCTTGTCGCGGGGGACCGCCCGTGAACTACTGAATGCGCGCCCGGCCTGAATTGCTTTGGCGGCGAAAGAAGAACCTTCAGCAGTGAGGATCTGCGATGAGCAGTGAGCGAACCCGCCGGGTGGTGGAGAAGTACTTCACCGACCTCGAGCGGGGCGACCTGGACTCGGCGCTGTCGGCGCTGTCCCACACCATCGACTTCGAGCTGCCGGTGGACCGGTGGAACGAGGTCATCCCCTACCTGGGCCGCCACGTCGGGCTGCCCGCGGTGCGCCGGGCGTTCAAGGTGCGCGGCGAGACCACCGAGGTGCTCGACTACGCGCTGCGCGACCTGCGCGCCGAGGGCGACACCGCCTACGCGGTCATCTACACCCGGGCCGCGCACACCCGCACCCGGCAGGAGTTCGAGATCGAGGACGTGCACAAGCTCGTCGTCGACGACAGCGGCCGGATCGTGTCGTGGAAGGTCTACTTCGACCCCAACGGCGAGGTGGCCGCGTTCAACGCCGACCGCGAGGAGCGGCTGATCGCCGCGTGCTGGGCCGGCGACCGGGAGACCGTGGCCGAGCTGCTGCGGTTCGGCGCGGACGTCAACCACCGCGATGTCCAGAGTGGACTGACGCCGTTGTTGATCGCGGCCGGCCGCGCGGACGCCGAGCTGACCCGGCTGCTGATCTCCGCCGGCGCGGACGTGTACGACGTGGACAGCGGCGGCGGCGCGACCGCGCTGCACAAGGCGTGCCAGGGCGGTGACCTGGCCGTCGTGGAGGCGCTGGTGGAGGCGGGCGCGTTCATCGACGCCGTCACGCCCAACACCGGCCACACCCCGCTGATGGACGCGGTGTGGTTCAAGAACCCCGAGATCGCCAAGTACCTGCTGGACCGGGGCGCGTCGCTGAACCTGGGCACGCACTACGGGTTCTCGCTCCAGCAGCACTTCGAGTACGAGCTCAACGTCAACACGATGGGCAAGGACAAGATCCTGCTGGCCCACCAGTACATCCAGGAGCGCCAGGCTTCCGACGAGCGCCGCGCCGCCGACCAGCTGCTGATGGCCGCGGTGACCCAGGGCGACGTCGAGGCCGTGCGCAAGCTCATCGGCGACGGCGCGCCGGTGGACGAGAAGTTCCCGATCGTCAACGGTTTCAACGACGCCCACACCCCGCTGCTGGTGGCCGCCCGTGACGGGCACACCGAGATCGCGCGGCTGCTGCTGGAGGCGGGCGCGGACGTCAACGCCACCGAGCCGACCTTCGGCGCGGTGCCGCTGCACAAGGCGGTCTACAACGGGCACGTCGAGCTCACCCGCCTGATCGCCCAGTGGCCCGGCGTGGACCTGAACTTCCAGGGCGCCACCAACGGCTACACCCCGCTGCACGACGCCCTGTGGCACGGCTACGAGGAGTGCTCCCGGATCGTCATCGACGCCGGCGCGCGCCTGGACATCGTCGGCCACGACGGCAAGACCCCGCTGGACCTGGCCGTCGACGAGTTCGGCGCCGACCACCCCCTCACCGAGCTGATCCGCGCGAAGTCCTAGGAGGAGTGCGCACATGCTGTTCTACGTGCAGATGAAGTGGAACCACGAGGGCCGCATCACGCTCGACGAGCTGTGGGAGATCGAGCAGGAGGAGGCCGAGCACGCCCAGGAGACGCTGGACTCCGGGTTCGCCGTGGGCCTGTGGAAGGTCGCCGCGCAGAAGCGCGTCATCGGCATCATCGACGCCCCCAACGCCGAGGAGCTGGACCGCACCGCGCTGGGCCGCCTGCCCATGCGCGAGTACCTGGAGTTCGAAGAGGTGTGGCCGCTGCGCGACTACATCGGCTTCGCCGAGGACGTCATCAAGCGCTACAAGGTCTGAGGGAGCGACATGATCCACCAGCTGATCTTCGCCGCGCCCAAGCCGGGCATGACGGTCGAGGAGTTCCAGGACTACTGGGTCAACGTGCACGCGGTCCAGTACGCCAGCAAGATCAAGCAGATCAAGAAGTACATGATCGACACCACGTTCGACTTCAAGCTGGGCAACGGCGACCCCAAGTGGCAGGGCGTCGCCGAGATCTGGCTCAACCCCGAGGAGCAGATCGCCTCGCTGCAGAGCGAGGAGTTCCTCCAGGGGGCGCGGCTGGACGAGCCCAACTGGGCCGCGTTCTGGCAGACCCTGGTGCTCGACACCGACGCGCACGAGCTGAAGGCCGGTCCCGCCCTGTACAAGGGGCAGAACTGGGTGAAGCTGATCATCCTGGTCAAGCGCAAGGAAGGCGTCTCGCTGGAGGACTTCCGGTCCTACAGCCTGCACCAGCACGGCGAGCTGGGCCTGAAGCTGCCGGGCCTGCGCCGCTACATCCAGGGTCACACCGTGGACGGCTGGTACGGCATCGGCGAGCCCACGCTGGACGCGGCCTACCAGCTGTGGTTCGACGACGTGGAGGCCCTGCGCGACGCGCTGGAGTCCCCGGAGTACAAGCAGATGACCGAGGACTACGAGGCCTTCGTCAACCCCCGCTACGTGCACCGGTTGGTGACGCGGGAGCACTGGATCATCGGCCCGGAGGCTCGCGCCTGACCGCCTCGGCCGACGCCGACGCGATCACGCTCGACCCCCGCCCCCACCTCCGGAGGGGGCGGGCGGCTCGTGGACCCCGTGCGGTCCCGATCACCTCGCGGCCCCGTGCCCGCCACACGCGCACGGGGCCGCGCCGTTTGCAGAGGAGGGGCGAGATGGCTGACGGCCTGAGCAGGAACGTGCGGAAGGTGCACGACTTCCTGCGGCTGCTGGAGGAGAAGGACATCGACTCCTGGATAGAGCTGTGGGCCGAGGGCGCCGACCACTACTACCCGTTCGGCACCAAGATGTTCCCGCACCACATCGTCGGCAAGACCGCGGTGTGGGCGCGCTGGAAGGACACGCCCGGCATGTTCGAGAGCTGGTCCTTCCCGATCACCGAGACGTGGGAGGACGGCGACACCGTCATCGCGCGGTTCGAGGGCGACTGCCTGCTCAAGGGCGGCAAGCGGTACCGCAACACCTACGTCTCGATCTTCAAGTTCACCGACTCCGGCCAGATCTACGAGTACCACGAGTTCTTCGACCCGATCATCGCGGCCGAGGAGTTCGGGCTGGCGCGGATCGACTACGCGTGAGGGAGGACCGTCAGATGACAGCGACGGCACCGGCGTCCGCGGCTCTCGCGCTGCGGGCGGTGGTCACGGGACACGTGATCGCGGCCGAAGACGCCGCCTACGACGGCGCGCGGCGGGTGTGGAACGGCGCCGCCGACCGGTTCCCCGCCCTGATCGTGCGGGCGGAGACCGAGCAGGACGTGGTGCACGCGGTGCGCGCGGCACGCGAGCACGGCCTGCCGCTGAGCGTCCGCGGCGGCGGGCACGACTGGGCGGGCCGGGCGGTGCGCGACGGCGGCC
This DNA window, taken from Saccharothrix variisporea, encodes the following:
- a CDS encoding ankyrin repeat domain-containing protein, with translation MSSERTRRVVEKYFTDLERGDLDSALSALSHTIDFELPVDRWNEVIPYLGRHVGLPAVRRAFKVRGETTEVLDYALRDLRAEGDTAYAVIYTRAAHTRTRQEFEIEDVHKLVVDDSGRIVSWKVYFDPNGEVAAFNADREERLIAACWAGDRETVAELLRFGADVNHRDVQSGLTPLLIAAGRADAELTRLLISAGADVYDVDSGGGATALHKACQGGDLAVVEALVEAGAFIDAVTPNTGHTPLMDAVWFKNPEIAKYLLDRGASLNLGTHYGFSLQQHFEYELNVNTMGKDKILLAHQYIQERQASDERRAADQLLMAAVTQGDVEAVRKLIGDGAPVDEKFPIVNGFNDAHTPLLVAARDGHTEIARLLLEAGADVNATEPTFGAVPLHKAVYNGHVELTRLIAQWPGVDLNFQGATNGYTPLHDALWHGYEECSRIVIDAGARLDIVGHDGKTPLDLAVDEFGADHPLTELIRAKS
- a CDS encoding muconolactone Delta-isomerase family protein; the encoded protein is MLFYVQMKWNHEGRITLDELWEIEQEEAEHAQETLDSGFAVGLWKVAAQKRVIGIIDAPNAEELDRTALGRLPMREYLEFEEVWPLRDYIGFAEDVIKRYKV
- a CDS encoding nuclear transport factor 2 family protein, which codes for MADGLSRNVRKVHDFLRLLEEKDIDSWIELWAEGADHYYPFGTKMFPHHIVGKTAVWARWKDTPGMFESWSFPITETWEDGDTVIARFEGDCLLKGGKRYRNTYVSIFKFTDSGQIYEYHEFFDPIIAAEEFGLARIDYA
- a CDS encoding EthD family reductase, translated to MIHQLIFAAPKPGMTVEEFQDYWVNVHAVQYASKIKQIKKYMIDTTFDFKLGNGDPKWQGVAEIWLNPEEQIASLQSEEFLQGARLDEPNWAAFWQTLVLDTDAHELKAGPALYKGQNWVKLIILVKRKEGVSLEDFRSYSLHQHGELGLKLPGLRRYIQGHTVDGWYGIGEPTLDAAYQLWFDDVEALRDALESPEYKQMTEDYEAFVNPRYVHRLVTREHWIIGPEARA